In the Drosophila takahashii strain IR98-3 E-12201 chromosome 3R, DtakHiC1v2, whole genome shotgun sequence genome, one interval contains:
- the LOC108060166 gene encoding uncharacterized protein translates to MQRSIWLLYLSVLFTSDGGVLANVPTSEGILPTDPAYFNDNGVLVLNPTNNLQNENEAAITQYKEYLDNSAKEILIALPNTHKKKREQGLLEALAFLTGLRQSISPLGESLGKIKGQQAELVSKLKHQEEWKFWAAAKVQQVGESTEGVRTAEAVSITEEFNNRYLLRLRNCVGDFLWAQIRFNLDLKRSLDGLQLPTRQVIEATERCPSIKAKKCRKGIRRAIDGVRDAPQDLHSLWIESTQLEDNQRQSNQCLVKTLEEYSEERLEVERQLKDIIEDYRESMPAGK, encoded by the coding sequence ATGCAGCGCTCCATCTGGCTGCTCTACCTATCGGTACTTTTCACTAGCGATGGCGGAGTCCTGGCGAATGTTCCCACCTCCGAGGGAATCTTACCCACCGATCCGGCATATTTCAACGATAATGGAGTTTTGGTTCTAAATCCAACTAACAACTTGCAGAACGAGAATGAGGCTGCGATCACTCAATACAAGGAGTATCTGGATAATTCAGCAAAGGAAATACTAATCGCTTTACCAAACACTCACAAGAAGAAAAGGGAACAGGGTCTGCTGGAAGCACTGGCATTTCTAACTGGCTTGAGGCAGAGCATTTCCCCGTTGGGAGAAAGTCTCGGGAAAATCAAGGGACAGCAGGCGGAATTGGTTTCGAAACTTAAACACCAGGAGGAATGGAAATTTTGGGCCGCAGCCAAAGTTCAGCAGGTGGGGGAGTCCACTGAAGGTGTTAGAACAGCCGAAGCTGTTTCCATCACCGAGGAGTTTAACAATCGCTACCTTCTTCGATTGCGCAATTGTGTTGGTGACTTTCTCTGGGCTCAGATTCGATTTAATCTGGACTTGAAGAGGTCACTCGATGGCTTGCAATTGCCAACAAGACAGGTGATCGAAGCCACTGAAAGGTGTCCCAGTATCAAGGCCAAAAAATGCCGCAAGGGCATTAGAAGAGCTATCGATGGCGTTCGGGATGCTCCTCAGGACCTCCATAGCCTGTGGATTGAGTCCACTCAGTTGGAGGACAACCAAAGGCAAAGCAACCAGTGCTTGGTAAAAACTCTAGAGGAATATTCCGAGGAGCGGCTCGAAGTGGAAAGACAGCTGAAGGACATTATAGAGGATTATCGTGAGAGTATGCCAGCCGGCAAATAG
- the LOC108060169 gene encoding chymotrypsin-like protease CTRL-1, producing the protein MISSPDGAADSQPTIRNLVPHQTDPFEEYPCGRVRHEKTSTTPLIFQGNSIERGQLPWLVAIFERRDRNGPRFICGGSLISSSSVLSAAHCFRIPKKELTADRLAVSLGRTSLALHSPGEDRGVSQLIIHENFKFEQFTEADLALIKLDAPVDYYDYIIPICLWSTSSRMDLPQGHKTYVAGWGPDESGTGHTDVAKVTDLNIVIESGCRLELAPELVQPSSLCAKRAGAGPCTSDGGGPLMLKEQDVWVLRGVTSAGQIDEERHTCDLSKPSVFTDVAKHINWIRRNMWN; encoded by the exons ATGATAAGTAGTCCGGATGGTGCTGCCGATTCTCAACCGACGATCAGAAATCTGGTTCCCCACCAAACCGACCCATTCGAAGAATACCCCTGCGGACGTGTGCGACATGAGAAGACCAGTACGACGCCACTAATCTTCCAGGGAAACAGCATAGAACGAGGTCAGCTTCCCTGGTTGGTGGCCATCTTCGAGCGGCGGGATAGAAACGGACCCCGTTTCATCTGTGGTGGATCACTGATCTCCTCTTCCTCAGTTCTCTCGGCGGCCCACTGTTTTCGAATTCCTAAAAAGGAATTGACTGCCGATCGCCTGGCCGTCTCCCTGGGTCGAACAAGCCTGGCTCTTCACTCCCCCGGAGAAGATCGCGGGGTGTCCCAGTTAATCATTCACGAAAACTTCAAGTTCGAGCAGTTCACTGAGGCCGATTTGGCACTGATCAAGTTGGATGCACCGGTGGA TTATTACGACTACATAATACCCATTTGCCTGTGGAGCACCAGCAGTCGCATGGATCTGCCCCAGGGACACAAGACCTATGTGGCTGGCTGGGGACCCGATGAGTCGGGAACCGGGCACACAGATGTGGCCAAGGTCACCGACCTGAACATCGTAATCGAGTCGGGCTGCCGCCTGGAACTGGCCCCTGAACTGGTGCAGCCGAGCAGCCTGTGTGCCAAGAGGGCGGGAGCAGGACCCTGTACCAGCGATGGAGGTGGACCACTGATGCTGAAAGAACAGGACGTGTGGGTGCTACGGGGAGTGACCTCCGCGGGACAAATCGACGAAGAGAGACACACCTGCGATCTATCCAAACCATCTGTATTCACCGACGTTGCCAAGCACATTAACTGGATTCGCCGGAATATGTGGAACTAA